One genomic region from Desulfovermiculus halophilus DSM 18834 encodes:
- a CDS encoding murein transglycosylase A, with translation MSLRSTVWSWLWMGAVWAGLVLACPGCGGKEPVEPGFDRLQTREMRSFCRGLDPATQGLDSWLDLAGPLERTLDALQGRNSEETVLDTPELTLTVGDLQATLGHMLRILPDLQADPGLLEREFVLYQLRPGPMFTGYYQPRLQASLEQAPGYPHPLYAPPEDLQRVDLGRFHPRWKGQSLIYRIADGEAVPYHTRAEIDGRDVLEEKAEVVAWARDAVDVFFLQIQGSGQLQLPDGETAHIGYAGKNGREYVSLGRVLVDRGHMSYEGLSMQSIRAFLDQHPELMPEILYTNPSYVFFRLRSNGPYGALGRVLTPRVSLATDPSLLPLGALLAMEVDLPGSASKDTLSGFGLAQDVGGAITGRHVDLYCGSGAQAARVAGRLKTRGRLGVLVSRTVLTSKH, from the coding sequence ATGAGCCTACGTTCAACTGTTTGGAGCTGGTTGTGGATGGGTGCGGTCTGGGCCGGACTGGTTCTGGCCTGTCCGGGCTGCGGGGGGAAAGAGCCGGTGGAGCCCGGTTTCGACCGGTTGCAGACCCGGGAGATGAGAAGCTTTTGCCGCGGCCTGGATCCGGCCACCCAGGGGCTGGACTCCTGGCTGGACCTGGCCGGACCCTTGGAACGCACTCTGGATGCCCTGCAGGGCCGGAACAGTGAAGAGACTGTCCTGGACACCCCGGAACTGACCCTGACAGTGGGGGACTTGCAGGCCACACTGGGCCACATGCTGCGCATCCTCCCGGACCTGCAGGCCGATCCCGGGCTGCTGGAACGGGAGTTCGTCCTGTATCAGCTGCGCCCCGGTCCAATGTTTACCGGCTACTACCAGCCCAGGCTCCAAGCCAGCCTTGAGCAGGCTCCCGGCTATCCCCACCCCCTGTATGCCCCGCCCGAGGATCTGCAGCGCGTGGATCTGGGCCGTTTTCATCCCAGATGGAAGGGGCAGAGCCTGATATACCGGATTGCTGACGGAGAGGCTGTGCCCTATCATACCCGGGCCGAGATCGACGGCCGGGATGTTCTGGAAGAAAAGGCCGAGGTTGTGGCCTGGGCCCGGGATGCGGTGGATGTCTTTTTTTTGCAGATCCAGGGCTCCGGGCAGCTGCAGCTTCCCGACGGGGAAACGGCTCACATCGGCTACGCCGGAAAGAACGGCCGGGAGTACGTTTCCCTGGGCCGGGTTTTGGTGGACAGGGGGCACATGAGCTATGAGGGCTTGAGTATGCAGTCCATCCGGGCCTTCCTGGACCAGCATCCGGAATTGATGCCCGAGATTTTGTACACCAATCCCAGCTACGTGTTCTTCCGGCTGCGGTCAAACGGGCCGTATGGGGCTCTGGGCCGGGTGCTGACTCCCAGGGTCAGCCTGGCCACCGATCCGTCGTTACTCCCCCTGGGGGCACTGCTGGCCATGGAAGTGGACTTGCCAGGTTCTGCAAGCAAAGATACACTCTCTGGTTTCGGTCTGGCCCAGGATGTGGGCGGAGCCATCACCGGACGGCACGTGGATCTGTACTGCGGCAGCGGTGCACAGGCGGCCCGGGTTGCCGGACGGCTGAAGACCCGCGGCCGGCTCGGGGTCCTGGTGTCCAGGACCGTGCTTACCTCGAAACACTAG
- the gatB gene encoding Asp-tRNA(Asn)/Glu-tRNA(Gln) amidotransferase subunit GatB, with translation MWFEAVIGLEVHAQLSTKSKLFCACSTRFGQEPNSHVCPVCAGMPGALPVMNKKAVEYAAKMALAVDCTVNRRSIFARKNYFYPDLPKGYQISQYEIPLAENGHLDIETEAGEKRVGIVRIHMEDDAGKSIHSPAENMSFVDLNRTGVPLIEIVSGPDLASADEAVAYLKGLRSILLYLGISDANMEEGNFRCDANVSIRPRGDTGLGTRAELKNMNSFRHVHKALEYEISRQVALVEDGEEVVQETRLFDQDKGQTRPMRGKEEAHDYRYFPDPDLVPVAVDEEELKAWREGLPELPRTKARRFAQAYGLSSADARLLTQEQDLADYFEAAAAQAGPKEVSNWMLTEMQRELKERDMKAAQVSLRPEQLAALINLIARGTISNTIGKQIFPELFTSGEDPETYVQARGLSQISDQGELDQVVDEVLDENPEEVQSYLGGKSKLLSFFMGQVMKKTKGQANPKMVNSLLEAKLEAKRG, from the coding sequence ATGTGGTTTGAAGCTGTAATTGGACTGGAAGTCCATGCCCAACTGAGCACCAAGTCCAAGCTGTTCTGTGCCTGCTCCACCCGCTTCGGGCAGGAGCCGAACTCCCATGTTTGTCCGGTCTGCGCCGGCATGCCCGGAGCCCTGCCGGTCATGAACAAGAAGGCCGTGGAGTATGCAGCCAAGATGGCCCTGGCTGTGGACTGTACAGTCAATCGGCGCTCGATCTTCGCCCGCAAGAACTATTTCTATCCCGACCTGCCCAAGGGATATCAGATCTCGCAGTACGAAATCCCCCTGGCCGAGAACGGCCATCTGGATATCGAGACCGAGGCCGGGGAGAAGAGGGTGGGGATTGTGCGCATTCACATGGAGGACGATGCGGGAAAATCCATTCACTCCCCGGCGGAGAACATGAGCTTTGTGGATCTCAATCGGACCGGGGTCCCCCTGATCGAGATCGTCAGCGGTCCGGATCTGGCCTCAGCTGACGAGGCTGTGGCCTATCTGAAGGGACTGCGGAGCATTCTGCTCTATCTGGGAATCAGCGACGCGAATATGGAAGAGGGAAACTTCCGCTGCGACGCGAACGTGTCCATCCGGCCCCGGGGCGATACCGGGCTGGGAACCAGGGCGGAACTGAAGAACATGAATTCTTTCCGTCATGTGCACAAGGCCCTGGAATACGAGATCTCCCGGCAGGTCGCCCTGGTGGAGGACGGCGAGGAGGTGGTCCAGGAGACCAGGCTTTTTGATCAGGACAAGGGGCAAACCAGACCGATGCGGGGCAAGGAAGAGGCCCACGACTATCGATACTTTCCCGATCCGGACCTGGTGCCGGTGGCTGTGGACGAAGAGGAGCTCAAAGCCTGGCGGGAAGGGCTGCCTGAGTTGCCCCGGACCAAGGCCCGGAGGTTTGCACAGGCCTACGGCCTGTCCTCCGCAGATGCCCGGCTGTTGACCCAGGAGCAGGACCTGGCCGACTATTTTGAAGCCGCGGCTGCTCAGGCCGGGCCCAAAGAGGTGAGCAACTGGATGCTGACCGAGATGCAGCGCGAGCTCAAAGAACGGGACATGAAGGCCGCCCAGGTCTCTTTGCGCCCGGAGCAGCTGGCGGCATTGATCAATCTTATCGCCCGGGGTACGATCAGCAACACCATCGGAAAACAGATCTTCCCCGAGCTGTTCACGTCCGGAGAGGACCCGGAAACCTATGTACAGGCCAGGGGGTTGTCCCAGATCTCGGATCAGGGGGAGCTGGACCAGGTGGTGGACGAAGTCCTGGACGAGAATCCGGAGGAAGTGCAGTCCTATCTGGGCGGAAAATCCAAGCTGCTCAGTTTTTTCATGGGCCAGGTAATGAAAAAGACCAAGGGGCAGGCCAATCCCAAAATGGTCAACTCCCTGCTTGAGGCCAAGCTGGAAGCCAAACGGGGCTGA
- the mtnA gene encoding S-methyl-5-thioribose-1-phosphate isomerase encodes MKRHIRFSESEPALLLLDQRFLPDREKWFVCRRVQDVIAALQDMVVRGAPAIGVSAAYACCLGAASLDPSDRTWQKRLDEKLDRLSRARPTAVNLQHSVQRMRRAWKADPDIPLADLRWMWGKLAKDIHNEDIVANKAMGRLGQELIQEGWTVMTHCNAGALATGGYGTALGVIRAAKSAGKTVGVVANETRPFLQGARLTAYELQQDDIPVRVACDNAAALLMSRGLIQAVIVGADRIAANGDTANKIGTYGLGLLAQAHGIPFYVAAPISTIDTRAESGEDIPIEERTAREVTHVQTTRVVPEGVPVFNYAFDITPHRLITHIITETEIMSPPFDQNIARAVREA; translated from the coding sequence ATGAAGCGACATATCAGATTTTCGGAATCCGAACCGGCCCTGCTGCTGTTGGATCAGCGCTTCCTGCCGGACCGGGAAAAGTGGTTCGTCTGCCGCAGGGTGCAGGACGTGATTGCAGCTCTGCAGGACATGGTGGTCCGGGGAGCCCCGGCCATAGGGGTCAGCGCAGCCTATGCCTGCTGTCTGGGCGCGGCCTCCCTGGATCCCTCGGATCGCACCTGGCAGAAGCGGCTGGATGAAAAGCTGGACCGCTTGAGCCGGGCCAGGCCGACGGCGGTGAACCTGCAGCACAGTGTGCAGCGCATGCGCCGGGCCTGGAAGGCCGATCCGGATATCCCCCTTGCCGATCTGCGCTGGATGTGGGGCAAGCTGGCGAAGGATATCCACAACGAGGATATCGTAGCCAACAAGGCCATGGGCCGTTTGGGCCAGGAACTGATCCAGGAAGGCTGGACGGTCATGACCCACTGCAATGCCGGAGCCCTGGCCACCGGTGGCTACGGGACGGCCCTGGGCGTCATCCGGGCGGCCAAGTCCGCCGGCAAGACGGTCGGCGTGGTGGCCAACGAGACACGGCCCTTCCTGCAGGGGGCCCGGCTGACGGCCTATGAGCTGCAGCAGGACGATATCCCGGTCCGGGTGGCCTGCGACAACGCCGCAGCCCTGCTCATGTCCCGGGGGCTGATCCAGGCGGTTATCGTTGGAGCGGACCGCATTGCGGCCAACGGGGACACGGCCAACAAGATCGGTACCTACGGACTGGGGCTGCTGGCCCAGGCCCACGGGATCCCTTTTTACGTAGCCGCGCCCATATCCACAATCGATACCCGGGCCGAATCCGGGGAGGACATCCCCATTGAAGAGCGGACGGCCCGGGAGGTGACCCATGTACAGACCACCCGGGTTGTGCCGGAAGGTGTCCCTGTATTCAACTACGCCTTTGACATCACCCCGCACAGGCTGATTACGCATATCATCACCGAAACAGAGATCATGTCGCCCCCCTTTGATCAGAACATCGCCCGGGCGGTGCGGGAGGCATGA
- the der gene encoding ribosome biogenesis GTPase Der, with product MNACPLVAVIGRTNVGKSTLFNRLLRQNKALTHDRPGVTRDRMYGQVQAEERCFALVDTGGIEPESEEHLQSTIMEQAREAIDEAQLILLVVDGKKGLSPIDQELAVLIRRSRKPVLLVVNKVDGPEQETGCLADFHALGLEMTAVSAAHGYGCPFLVQAIMQRLPEQSAETSDAQKTHPDLSLALLGRPNVGKSSLINTLLGEKRLIVSPDAGTTRDSVDVVLDRGESRYLFVDTAGVRRKSRIRDSLERYSVLRALKSSKRAQVTILVVDAAQPLSVQDKRLLSFLDKEKTPLILALNKIDLISRPQRPKVKAYFEQELRFCPHVPVIATSSVTRAGLGGLLPLAEKLWAECGQRVTTGELNRVLQEMTSRHQPPVVKGRRAKFYYLTQAESTPPTFVFFMNDRGLLKENYAKYLEKQIRKRFGLSMTPISLVFRTSQG from the coding sequence ATGAACGCATGTCCCCTTGTGGCTGTCATCGGCCGCACCAATGTGGGCAAGTCCACCCTTTTCAACCGTCTCCTGCGGCAGAACAAGGCCCTGACCCACGACCGGCCCGGCGTGACCAGGGACCGGATGTACGGCCAGGTGCAGGCCGAGGAGCGCTGCTTCGCCCTGGTGGATACAGGGGGCATTGAGCCGGAATCCGAAGAGCACCTCCAGTCCACGATCATGGAGCAGGCCAGGGAGGCCATCGATGAGGCCCAGCTCATCCTTCTGGTCGTGGACGGCAAGAAAGGGCTGTCCCCCATTGACCAGGAGCTGGCCGTGCTCATTCGCCGGAGCCGGAAGCCGGTGCTTCTCGTGGTCAACAAGGTGGACGGTCCGGAGCAGGAGACAGGGTGCCTGGCGGACTTTCACGCCCTGGGGCTGGAGATGACCGCCGTGTCTGCAGCCCATGGATACGGCTGTCCTTTTCTTGTTCAGGCCATCATGCAGCGCCTGCCGGAACAAAGCGCGGAGACATCCGATGCTCAGAAGACCCATCCGGATCTGAGTCTCGCCCTCCTGGGACGGCCCAATGTGGGCAAGTCCTCCTTGATCAATACCCTGTTGGGAGAAAAACGGCTTATTGTCAGTCCTGATGCCGGGACCACCAGGGACAGCGTGGATGTGGTCCTGGACCGGGGGGAGAGCAGGTATCTGTTTGTGGATACAGCTGGGGTCCGGCGCAAGAGCCGGATCCGGGATTCCCTGGAACGCTACAGTGTCCTGCGGGCCCTGAAAAGCAGCAAGCGGGCCCAAGTGACCATTCTGGTGGTTGATGCCGCCCAGCCGCTCAGTGTTCAGGACAAGAGGCTGTTGTCCTTTCTGGACAAGGAAAAGACGCCCTTGATCCTGGCCCTGAACAAGATCGACCTCATCTCCAGACCTCAAAGGCCGAAGGTCAAGGCATATTTTGAACAGGAACTCAGGTTTTGTCCCCACGTCCCGGTCATTGCCACCTCCAGCGTGACCCGGGCTGGATTGGGCGGTCTTCTGCCTCTGGCCGAAAAGCTGTGGGCCGAGTGCGGACAGCGGGTGACCACCGGGGAGCTGAACCGGGTCCTGCAAGAGATGACATCCAGACACCAGCCTCCGGTGGTCAAGGGGCGCAGGGCCAAGTTCTATTATTTGACCCAGGCCGAGTCCACTCCGCCCACCTTTGTATTTTTCATGAACGACCGGGGCCTGTTGAAGGAAAACTATGCCAAGTATCTGGAGAAACAGATCCGCAAGCGTTTCGGGTTGAGCATGACCCCGATCAGTCTCGTCTTCCGGACCAGCCAGGGATGA
- a CDS encoding branched-chain amino acid transaminase, translating into MVQKTEQIWFDGRFVPWGEANVHVLTHTLHYGVGVFEGIRCYRCSDGSSAVLRLEEHVDRFFDSAKVVQMEIPFSREEISQAILDTLRTNGLQEGYVRPLAFIGDGAMGVYPGDNPVHVIIAVWPWGAYLGDEALQKGITVKTSSFTRHHVNVMMTKAKVCGNYVNSVLAKREALADGYDESLLLDVDGYVAEASGENIFIVKKSVLKTPPLGPVLPGITRDCLITLARDMGYRVQEQRFTRDEIYTADEAFFCGTAAEVTPIRELDRRKIGPGEAGAVTKLLQQEFFRVVHGDNLKYAGWLTHFGLE; encoded by the coding sequence ATGGTTCAAAAGACGGAGCAGATATGGTTTGACGGCCGGTTTGTCCCCTGGGGGGAGGCCAATGTCCACGTCCTGACCCATACCCTGCATTATGGGGTGGGCGTGTTTGAAGGCATCCGCTGCTATCGGTGCTCTGACGGTTCCTCGGCAGTGTTGCGCCTGGAGGAGCATGTGGACCGCTTTTTCGATTCGGCCAAGGTGGTCCAGATGGAGATCCCCTTTTCCCGGGAAGAGATCAGCCAGGCCATCCTGGATACCCTGCGGACCAACGGGCTGCAGGAGGGCTATGTCCGTCCGCTGGCCTTTATCGGCGACGGAGCCATGGGGGTCTATCCCGGGGACAACCCCGTGCATGTGATCATCGCTGTCTGGCCCTGGGGCGCCTACCTGGGCGACGAGGCCCTGCAGAAAGGGATCACGGTGAAGACCTCCAGCTTCACCCGGCATCATGTGAACGTGATGATGACCAAGGCCAAGGTCTGCGGGAACTATGTCAACTCCGTCCTGGCCAAACGGGAGGCCTTGGCCGATGGATACGACGAGTCCCTGCTTCTGGATGTGGACGGCTATGTAGCCGAAGCCTCGGGGGAGAACATCTTCATCGTCAAAAAGAGTGTGCTGAAAACCCCGCCCCTGGGGCCGGTCCTGCCCGGGATCACCAGAGACTGCCTGATAACCCTGGCCCGGGATATGGGCTACCGGGTCCAGGAGCAGCGGTTCACCAGGGATGAGATCTACACCGCGGACGAGGCCTTTTTCTGCGGAACCGCGGCCGAGGTGACCCCCATCCGGGAGCTTGACCGGCGCAAGATCGGACCTGGAGAGGCCGGAGCGGTGACCAAGCTCCTGCAGCAGGAGTTCTTCCGAGTGGTCCACGGGGACAACTTGAAGTACGCCGGATGGTTGACCCATTTCGGTCTGGAGTAG
- the dnaX gene encoding DNA polymerase III subunit gamma/tau, whose protein sequence is MAQTHLTAAYRPQLFSQVVGQEAVTQILSRAAGEGRVAPAYMFSGTRGVGKTTVARILAKAINCSQGPGTEPCNTCEYCRQITQGTSLDVAEIDGASHTGVDHVRKLTEDVSYAPLHCRYKVVIIDEAHMLSRSAFNALLKTLEEPPGHVCFILATTEPHKFPATIVSRCQHLVFKRVEQQVLEGHMGWILEEQGMAYESSALRVLARKGGGSVRDCLSLLGQVMALGQEEISTPAVQSLLGLAGQELMQECVQSLADQDCAAVVNLVRQLLDQGLDIGFFLQDLALAWRNLFILKQTGEQGIPLLDMPEEEARQWLKRADAISMRQIHAAWQMTLEGQRRVVSSPDPALALELMLMNLAFLPELVGVGQEGGSAPSRRKKVPGSQAEGKKRAPGGPPEAGPASGAERQSGNGASTGSRDWEGFLASVRSRKDKPLSHLHLIQGHANGSRLELYCPGYMAQRLQDRDKVAWLQERAEEYFGSRMEIRVCRMDQGGTQNQQEGKKKILNEPMVQEAIERFAARIVDVQTEQADHGSGPENG, encoded by the coding sequence ATGGCTCAGACGCACCTGACTGCGGCCTATCGGCCCCAGCTCTTTTCCCAGGTTGTGGGGCAGGAGGCGGTGACCCAGATCCTGTCCCGGGCCGCCGGGGAGGGCAGGGTGGCTCCGGCCTATATGTTCAGCGGCACCAGGGGGGTGGGCAAGACAACTGTGGCCCGCATCCTGGCCAAGGCCATCAACTGCAGCCAGGGACCGGGGACGGAGCCGTGCAATACCTGCGAGTACTGCCGTCAGATCACCCAGGGCACAAGCCTGGATGTGGCCGAGATCGACGGCGCCTCGCACACCGGGGTGGATCATGTCCGCAAGCTGACCGAGGATGTGAGCTATGCCCCGCTGCACTGCCGCTATAAGGTAGTGATCATTGATGAAGCCCACATGCTCTCCCGCTCCGCCTTCAACGCCCTGCTCAAGACCCTGGAGGAACCGCCGGGCCACGTGTGTTTCATCCTGGCCACCACCGAGCCGCACAAGTTCCCGGCCACTATTGTCAGCCGCTGTCAGCATCTGGTCTTCAAGCGGGTGGAGCAGCAGGTCCTGGAAGGGCACATGGGATGGATCCTCGAGGAGCAGGGCATGGCCTACGAGTCTTCCGCCCTGAGGGTGCTGGCCCGCAAGGGGGGCGGAAGTGTCCGGGATTGCCTGTCCCTGTTGGGGCAGGTCATGGCCTTGGGACAGGAGGAGATTTCGACCCCGGCGGTCCAGTCCTTGCTCGGTCTGGCCGGCCAGGAGCTGATGCAGGAGTGTGTCCAGTCCCTGGCAGACCAAGACTGCGCCGCTGTTGTGAATCTGGTCCGGCAGCTGCTGGATCAGGGGTTGGATATCGGCTTTTTCCTTCAGGATCTGGCCCTGGCCTGGCGGAACCTGTTTATCCTGAAGCAGACCGGCGAGCAAGGCATACCCCTGCTGGACATGCCGGAGGAAGAGGCCAGGCAATGGCTAAAAAGAGCCGATGCTATCAGCATGCGCCAGATCCATGCCGCCTGGCAGATGACCCTGGAAGGCCAGAGACGGGTTGTCTCCAGCCCGGATCCGGCCCTGGCCCTGGAGCTGATGCTCATGAACCTCGCGTTTCTGCCCGAGCTGGTCGGGGTGGGCCAGGAAGGAGGCAGCGCACCCTCCAGGCGGAAAAAGGTCCCCGGTTCCCAAGCCGAGGGCAAAAAGCGCGCTCCTGGAGGCCCACCCGAGGCAGGTCCCGCGTCCGGGGCGGAGAGGCAGTCCGGGAACGGCGCGTCGACTGGCAGCAGGGACTGGGAGGGATTTTTGGCCTCGGTGCGGTCCAGAAAGGACAAGCCCCTGTCCCACCTGCATCTCATCCAGGGGCATGCAAACGGCAGCCGGCTTGAGCTCTACTGTCCAGGGTATATGGCCCAGCGTCTGCAGGACAGGGACAAGGTGGCCTGGCTGCAGGAGCGGGCCGAGGAGTATTTCGGATCCCGGATGGAGATCCGGGTCTGCCGAATGGATCAGGGTGGGACCCAGAATCAGCAGGAGGGGAAAAAAAAAATCCTGAACGAGCCCATGGTCCAGGAGGCCATTGAGCGTTTTGCGGCCCGGATTGTGGATGTGCAGACCGAACAGGCGGACCACGGGTCCGGACCAGAGAACGGGTGA
- a CDS encoding YbaB/EbfC family nucleoid-associated protein, with translation MGLNDIMRQAQEMQKKMADMQEELAKKTVEASAGGGMVTVTASGALQIVSVRIDPAVVDPQDVTMLQDLIHAASNEALKKAREMAEGEMSQLTGGMKIPGLM, from the coding sequence ATGGGACTCAATGATATCATGCGCCAGGCGCAGGAGATGCAGAAGAAGATGGCCGACATGCAGGAAGAGCTGGCCAAGAAGACGGTGGAGGCCAGTGCCGGGGGAGGGATGGTCACGGTCACGGCCAGCGGGGCGCTGCAGATCGTTTCGGTCCGGATCGATCCGGCGGTTGTTGATCCTCAGGATGTGACCATGTTGCAGGACCTGATCCATGCTGCGTCCAATGAGGCCTTGAAGAAGGCCAGAGAGATGGCGGAAGGGGAGATGTCCCAGCTGACCGGAGGAATGAAGATCCCGGGGCTGATGTAG
- the recR gene encoding recombination mediator RecR gives MDRLPQALQTLVDQLAALPGVGRKSALRIGLTLLSWPEEKARGLGRAICDLRSQLCVCSQCRSLTETDPCPVCSDPRRDDGLLCVVADWDSLLAIDEAGFYQGKYFVLGGLLSPLDGIDADQLAFDLLHTRLAQGLVQEVVLGLGTTREGETTESYVRNLVHRDFPGIRITRLAQGIPVGSDLKYMDRETLKQSMTYRQALG, from the coding sequence ATGGATCGATTGCCGCAGGCACTGCAAACCCTGGTTGATCAGCTGGCTGCCCTGCCCGGAGTGGGCCGGAAGTCGGCTCTGCGGATTGGATTGACCCTGCTCAGCTGGCCGGAGGAAAAGGCCCGCGGCCTGGGGCGGGCGATCTGCGATCTGCGGAGCCAGCTCTGCGTGTGCAGCCAGTGCCGTAGTCTGACTGAAACCGATCCCTGTCCGGTTTGCAGCGATCCGCGTCGAGACGACGGACTGCTGTGCGTTGTGGCGGACTGGGACTCCCTGCTGGCCATTGACGAGGCCGGATTCTATCAGGGCAAATATTTTGTTCTGGGTGGGCTGCTCTCTCCCTTGGACGGGATCGATGCCGATCAGCTGGCCTTTGATCTCCTGCACACCCGCTTGGCACAGGGACTGGTTCAGGAGGTTGTTCTGGGGCTGGGAACCACCCGGGAAGGCGAGACCACCGAGTCCTATGTGCGCAATCTGGTGCACCGGGATTTCCCGGGGATTCGAATCACCCGCCTGGCTCAAGGCATTCCGGTGGGTTCTGATCTGAAATACATGGATCGGGAGACCTTGAAGCAATCCATGACCTACCGGCAGGCCCTGGGCTGA
- a CDS encoding SF1B family DNA helicase RecD2, whose product MSVENLRGEVQTVLFHNPETGYVVLRLKASDQPGLVTVVGGLGNVVPGEGLLVSGHWQEHPKFGRQFQAQSWEQMVPASLNGIKRYLGSGMIKGLGPSLAQRLVDAFGTEVLDLLDQDPERLLEVEGIGPKKLERMVQSWAAQREIRSLMLFLQTHEVPTTYAGRIFKHYGANAVHKLTQNPYDLAYEIRGIGFKTADKMALKLGFSLDSPQRLEALLIYTLFQHSEAGHLFCPRHELMDKVYKVGDHVPAEGLDQALARLEEKKRIRVVDLPEQDVQQAVFLHHFYRWEKEIAARLGDLSSHPSAVDEAKVRTQITRLTRSSKLEFSAEQLEAMEKACLHKTAIITGGPGTGKTTLTTIIVTVLRRLQMKVLLAAPTGRAAKRLAEATGSWAQTLHRMLGFSPGEGFAHNEDKKLKADAVLVDEASMLDCQLFVHLLRALPLTCKLILVGDVHQLPSVGPGHILADLINSQALPTTVLTHIFRQAQESMVVVNAHRINQGKFPQASPLAPPQADFFWVQQDDVQKVQELILYMVCERIPKIYRLDPVREVQVLTPMHKGLVGTQELNARLQEMLNPSGREVRSGNRAFRIGDRVLQTRNNYDKEVFNGDLGWVRGFDQDEGELIVEFDDVRVRYTQNEFDELSLAYCISVHKSQGSEYPAVIVPVVTQHYLLLQRNLIYTALTRAKRLAVLVGSKKALGLGLNNISGSRRYTHLEHRLRETASRNDG is encoded by the coding sequence ATGTCAGTGGAGAATCTGCGCGGCGAGGTACAAACGGTCCTGTTTCACAATCCGGAGACCGGATACGTGGTCCTGCGCCTGAAAGCCTCGGATCAGCCGGGATTGGTCACTGTGGTCGGCGGGCTGGGGAATGTGGTTCCCGGAGAAGGGCTCTTAGTATCCGGACACTGGCAGGAGCACCCCAAGTTCGGTCGGCAGTTCCAGGCCCAATCCTGGGAGCAGATGGTCCCGGCCAGCTTGAACGGGATCAAGCGGTATCTGGGCTCGGGAATGATCAAGGGCCTGGGTCCGTCCCTGGCCCAGCGCCTGGTTGACGCCTTCGGCACTGAGGTGCTCGATCTGCTGGATCAGGATCCGGAACGCCTGCTGGAGGTGGAAGGCATCGGGCCCAAGAAGCTGGAGCGAATGGTCCAGTCCTGGGCCGCGCAACGGGAGATCCGGTCCTTGATGCTCTTTCTGCAGACCCATGAGGTTCCCACCACCTATGCCGGACGCATCTTTAAGCACTACGGCGCAAACGCAGTGCACAAGCTGACCCAGAATCCCTACGACCTGGCCTACGAGATCCGGGGGATCGGATTCAAGACTGCGGACAAGATGGCCCTAAAGCTCGGTTTTTCCCTGGACAGCCCCCAGCGCCTGGAGGCCCTGCTGATCTATACCCTGTTTCAGCACAGCGAGGCCGGACACCTTTTCTGTCCCCGGCACGAGCTGATGGACAAAGTGTACAAGGTGGGGGATCACGTGCCTGCTGAGGGCCTGGATCAGGCTCTGGCCAGACTGGAAGAGAAAAAGCGGATCCGGGTGGTGGATCTTCCGGAGCAGGATGTCCAGCAGGCGGTGTTCTTGCACCATTTCTACCGCTGGGAGAAGGAGATCGCCGCCAGGCTTGGGGATCTGTCCTCCCATCCATCCGCGGTGGACGAGGCCAAGGTTCGGACTCAAATCACCCGCCTGACCCGGTCCTCGAAGCTGGAGTTTTCCGCTGAGCAGCTGGAGGCCATGGAGAAGGCCTGTCTGCACAAGACCGCGATCATAACCGGCGGTCCTGGAACGGGCAAGACCACTCTGACCACGATTATCGTCACCGTCCTGCGCCGTCTGCAGATGAAGGTCCTGCTGGCAGCGCCCACCGGACGGGCGGCCAAGAGGCTGGCCGAAGCCACCGGGTCCTGGGCCCAGACCCTGCACCGGATGCTCGGGTTTTCCCCTGGAGAGGGGTTCGCCCACAACGAGGACAAAAAGCTCAAGGCCGACGCAGTCCTGGTGGATGAGGCATCCATGCTTGACTGCCAGCTCTTTGTCCATCTGCTGCGGGCCTTGCCCTTGACCTGCAAGCTCATCCTGGTCGGAGACGTCCATCAGCTGCCATCGGTAGGGCCGGGTCATATTTTGGCCGATCTGATCAACAGCCAAGCCCTGCCGACCACGGTTTTGACCCATATCTTCCGTCAGGCCCAGGAGAGCATGGTGGTGGTCAACGCCCACCGCATAAACCAGGGTAAATTTCCCCAGGCCAGCCCCCTGGCCCCGCCGCAGGCCGATTTCTTCTGGGTCCAGCAAGACGACGTCCAGAAGGTCCAGGAGCTCATACTGTACATGGTCTGCGAACGGATTCCGAAGATCTACCGCTTGGATCCGGTCCGGGAGGTGCAGGTCCTGACCCCTATGCACAAGGGCCTGGTCGGAACCCAGGAGCTCAACGCCCGGCTGCAGGAGATGCTCAATCCATCAGGCCGAGAGGTGCGCAGTGGGAACCGGGCCTTTCGGATCGGGGACCGGGTCCTGCAGACCAGGAACAACTATGACAAAGAGGTGTTTAATGGAGACCTGGGCTGGGTGCGGGGGTTTGATCAGGACGAAGGGGAGCTGATCGTTGAGTTCGACGATGTCCGGGTGCGCTACACCCAGAACGAGTTCGACGAGCTGTCTTTGGCTTACTGTATCAGCGTCCACAAATCCCAGGGGAGCGAGTATCCGGCGGTGATCGTCCCTGTGGTCACCCAGCACTATCTTCTGTTGCAGCGTAACCTCATATATACCGCTCTGACCAGGGCCAAGCGGTTGGCCGTGCTGGTGGGAAGCAAAAAGGCCCTGGGCCTGGGGCTGAACAATATCAGCGGATCCAGGCGGTACACTCATCTCGAGCACCGCCTGCGGGAAACCGCATCCCGAAATGACGGCTAG